The proteins below are encoded in one region of Megalops cyprinoides isolate fMegCyp1 chromosome 14, fMegCyp1.pri, whole genome shotgun sequence:
- the nostrin gene encoding nostrin isoform X1, whose protein sequence is MKDPTSGCRYNSLYQDLKKFSKNGEHFCKELLAVFQQRSELESSYAKGLQKLAGKLIKASSSMTSNSTYNAWAHVSDEMYSTADIHRTLGNALQQEAILELRQVLDEHTKRKRPLDSAVEKTGKLVVTNWNEQLKIKKKLMGLTREHEALFSFVENNKHISTEKEKQKMLNRLTKSAEAQTRADEEYFNINTAGHQFRLKWETTLKNCYQIIQELEKERIEILCNILNKYNLHMASFGQTLAHCQKQIDQSIRKVDVERDIQVLVEETSITAEDKAEFLLADYFEEDSKTVMGRERRKEAIKAKLQRLQDNIAKTKKDQDGLERMVKTYTDNPSFSNKKNLEETEQLLDETTLKLDLLEANLFKLSVVLAELEGKPKPSHRFSDSITKWKDKDYEHSIVRLARPVRIKRTPFRSRQSLRSTVTHSAPALSMATQPPASDPDTTQGTETQREDGLNGYTEFDDEDDNCADAELPSIGKCKALYDFTSDRDDELNLKEGDLLDIFEKDESGWWYGTLNGQKGHFPSTYVEELPTLSVAMSSDV, encoded by the exons ATGAAGGACCCCACGAGTGGCTGCAGG TACAATTCGCTGTACCAGGATCTGAAGAAATTTTCAAAGAATGGAGAGCATTTCTGCAAGGAGCTCCTGGCAGTCTTCCAGCAAAG GTCTGAGCTGGAGAGCAGTTATGCAAAGGGACTGCAGAAGCTGGCTGGAAAACTCATCAAGGCGTCGAGCAGTATGACCAGCAA TTCTACCTACAACGCTTGGGCCCATGTGTCGGATGAAATGTATTCCACAGCAGACATACACag AACACTGGGGAACGCCTTACAGCAGGAGGCTATTCTGGAACTCCGGCAGGTTCTGGATGAGCACACCAAACGGAAGAGGCCT CTAGACAGCGCTGTTGAGAAGACCGGGAAGCTTGTCGTCACAAACTGGAATGAGCAGCTGAAG atCAAGAAGAAATTAATGGGATTGACAAGAGAACATGAGGCCCTTTTCAGCTTTGTGGAGAACAACAAACATATAtccacagagaaagaaaagcagaag ATGCTCAACAGGTTGACCAAGTCAGCAGAGGCACAGACCAGGGCAGATGAAGAGTACTTTAACATCAACACGGCCGGCCATCAGTTCAGACTGAAATGGGAAACCACACTTAAGAACTGCTACCAG ATCATTCAAGAGCTGGAGAAAGAGCGCATTGAAATACTGTGTAACATCCTCAACAAGTACAACCTGCACATGGCCAGCTTTGGGCAGACCCTTGCACAC TGTCAGAAGCAAATAGACCAGTCAATCCGGAAAGTGGACGTGGAGAGGGACATTCAGGTCCTCGTTGAAGAGACCAGCATCACGGCAGAAGACAAGGCTGAATTCCTGCTGGCCGATTACTTT GAGGAAGACAGTAAGACtgtgatggggagagagagacggaaggAGGCCATCAAGGCCAAACTCCAGCGACTGCAGGACAATATCGCCAAGACAAAGAAAGATCAAGATG GTTTGGAGAGGATGGTGAAAACCTACACTGATAACCCATCGTTCTCAAACAAGAAGAATCTGGAGGAGACAGAGCAGCTGCTTGATGAG ACCACCCTGAAGCTGGACCTACTGGAGGCAAACCTCTTTAAGCTCTCAGTTGTCCTGGCCGAGTTGGAGGGGAAACCAAAGCCCTCACACAGGTTCAGTGACAGCATTACAAAATGGAAAGATAAG gATTATGAGCACAGCATTGTGCGGCTGGCCCGTCCAGTCAGGATTAAGAGGACACCGTTCAGGTCGAGACAGTCTCTCAGGTCCACGGTCACGCACTCAGCTCCTGCACTGAGCATGGCAACACAGCCCCCCGCGTCTGACCCCGACACGACCCAGGGCACCGAAACGCAGCGTGAGGACGGGCTCAACGGATACACCGAATTCGATGATGAAGACGATAACTGTGCCG ATGCAGAGCTCCCAAGCATTGGCAAATGCAAAGCACTTTATGACTTCACATCAGACAGAGACGACGAGCTGAACCTAAAGGAAG GTGACCTTCTggacatttttgaaaaggatGAGAGCGGTTGGTGGTATGGAACATTAAACGGCCAGAAAGGACACTTCCCATCCACCTATGTCGAGGAGCTGCCCACGCTGAGTGTCGCCATGTCATCTGATGTATGA
- the spc25 gene encoding kinetochore protein Spc25, producing MACIQDPDVVEHFSSKLEEIRSKLLSQAVGEMIDTEEELRQAHKQFFKSVKDTCSKKCKEDETMFETFQIYRRDLEHIRALTKEKRGSIPDTLSELEEKEIQKETMIRNINRLKEGQAKKRELIISQNKANKARLKNLNKAKQVFQDWLGLEIRKIHGEKLQFVFRNINHKDPEGAYTFILRINEEGSYEVVSCDPPLENMGLLERRLQETKNFSAFLANVRKEFSS from the exons ATGGCGTGCATACAAGATCCCGATGTCGTGGAACACTTCAGCAGCAAGCTGGAAGAGATACGGAGCAAACTGCTCAGTCAGGCCGTAGGCGAGATGATTGACACGGAGGAAGAGCTGCGTCAAGCGCACAAACAGTTCTTCAAGTCGGTGAAAG ATACATGCTCAAAGAAATGCAAGGAGGATGAGACCATGTTCGAAACTTTTCAGATATACAGAAGAG ACTTGGAGCACATCCGTGCCCTCACGAAAGAGAAGCGAGGAAGCATTCCAGATACATTGTCAGAGCTAGAGGAAAAGGAGATTCAAAAGGAAACCATGATCAGAAACATTAACAGGCTGAAGGAAGGCCAAGCCAAGAAGAGGGAAT TGATTATTTCCcagaacaaagcaaataaaGCCAGGctgaaaaatctgaacaaaGCTAAGCAGGTGTTCCAGGACTGGCTTGGACTGGAAATCCGAAAAATTCATG GTGAGAAGTTGCAGTTTGTCTTCAGAAACATCAACCATAAGGACCCTGAGGGTGCATACACCTTTATCCTGAGGATCAATGAGGAGGGATCCTATGAAG TGGTCTCCTGTGATCCTCCGTTGGAGAACATGGGCCTCTTGGAACGCAGACTGCAGGAGACCAAGAACTTCTCTGCGTTCCTGGCCAATGTCAGAAAGGAATTCTCatcttaa
- the nostrin gene encoding nostrin isoform X2, translating into MKDPTSGCRYNSLYQDLKKFSKNGEHFCKELLAVFQQRSELESSYAKGLQKLAGKLIKASSSMTSNSTYNAWAHVSDEMYSTADIHRTLGNALQQEAILELRQVLDEHTKRKRPIKKKLMGLTREHEALFSFVENNKHISTEKEKQKMLNRLTKSAEAQTRADEEYFNINTAGHQFRLKWETTLKNCYQIIQELEKERIEILCNILNKYNLHMASFGQTLAHCQKQIDQSIRKVDVERDIQVLVEETSITAEDKAEFLLADYFEEDSKTVMGRERRKEAIKAKLQRLQDNIAKTKKDQDGLERMVKTYTDNPSFSNKKNLEETEQLLDETTLKLDLLEANLFKLSVVLAELEGKPKPSHRFSDSITKWKDKDYEHSIVRLARPVRIKRTPFRSRQSLRSTVTHSAPALSMATQPPASDPDTTQGTETQREDGLNGYTEFDDEDDNCADAELPSIGKCKALYDFTSDRDDELNLKEGDLLDIFEKDESGWWYGTLNGQKGHFPSTYVEELPTLSVAMSSDV; encoded by the exons ATGAAGGACCCCACGAGTGGCTGCAGG TACAATTCGCTGTACCAGGATCTGAAGAAATTTTCAAAGAATGGAGAGCATTTCTGCAAGGAGCTCCTGGCAGTCTTCCAGCAAAG GTCTGAGCTGGAGAGCAGTTATGCAAAGGGACTGCAGAAGCTGGCTGGAAAACTCATCAAGGCGTCGAGCAGTATGACCAGCAA TTCTACCTACAACGCTTGGGCCCATGTGTCGGATGAAATGTATTCCACAGCAGACATACACag AACACTGGGGAACGCCTTACAGCAGGAGGCTATTCTGGAACTCCGGCAGGTTCTGGATGAGCACACCAAACGGAAGAGGCCT atCAAGAAGAAATTAATGGGATTGACAAGAGAACATGAGGCCCTTTTCAGCTTTGTGGAGAACAACAAACATATAtccacagagaaagaaaagcagaag ATGCTCAACAGGTTGACCAAGTCAGCAGAGGCACAGACCAGGGCAGATGAAGAGTACTTTAACATCAACACGGCCGGCCATCAGTTCAGACTGAAATGGGAAACCACACTTAAGAACTGCTACCAG ATCATTCAAGAGCTGGAGAAAGAGCGCATTGAAATACTGTGTAACATCCTCAACAAGTACAACCTGCACATGGCCAGCTTTGGGCAGACCCTTGCACAC TGTCAGAAGCAAATAGACCAGTCAATCCGGAAAGTGGACGTGGAGAGGGACATTCAGGTCCTCGTTGAAGAGACCAGCATCACGGCAGAAGACAAGGCTGAATTCCTGCTGGCCGATTACTTT GAGGAAGACAGTAAGACtgtgatggggagagagagacggaaggAGGCCATCAAGGCCAAACTCCAGCGACTGCAGGACAATATCGCCAAGACAAAGAAAGATCAAGATG GTTTGGAGAGGATGGTGAAAACCTACACTGATAACCCATCGTTCTCAAACAAGAAGAATCTGGAGGAGACAGAGCAGCTGCTTGATGAG ACCACCCTGAAGCTGGACCTACTGGAGGCAAACCTCTTTAAGCTCTCAGTTGTCCTGGCCGAGTTGGAGGGGAAACCAAAGCCCTCACACAGGTTCAGTGACAGCATTACAAAATGGAAAGATAAG gATTATGAGCACAGCATTGTGCGGCTGGCCCGTCCAGTCAGGATTAAGAGGACACCGTTCAGGTCGAGACAGTCTCTCAGGTCCACGGTCACGCACTCAGCTCCTGCACTGAGCATGGCAACACAGCCCCCCGCGTCTGACCCCGACACGACCCAGGGCACCGAAACGCAGCGTGAGGACGGGCTCAACGGATACACCGAATTCGATGATGAAGACGATAACTGTGCCG ATGCAGAGCTCCCAAGCATTGGCAAATGCAAAGCACTTTATGACTTCACATCAGACAGAGACGACGAGCTGAACCTAAAGGAAG GTGACCTTCTggacatttttgaaaaggatGAGAGCGGTTGGTGGTATGGAACATTAAACGGCCAGAAAGGACACTTCCCATCCACCTATGTCGAGGAGCTGCCCACGCTGAGTGTCGCCATGTCATCTGATGTATGA